Genomic DNA from Microbaculum marinisediminis:
GACCAGGATGGCCAGCACGGCGGTATCCATCGGCATTTCCCCGCCCGCGTGCCGGGACATCGACAGCGTGATCGCGTCGACATCGGCCAGTCCGGCCGCCGCAGCAAGCCAGACCGCGCTGTCGGGTCCGAACCACGCCCGCAGGGCCGCCGCCAGCAGCATGACGATGCCCAGCAGCGCGGCGAACCGCAGAACGAAGCGCAGATCGAAGGGATTGCCGAGATCCGGAGAGGCGTCCGCGTCGTGCGGATCGATCTGATGATTGGCGAGCACGAGCCCGATGCCGCCGGATACCAGGGCTGCGGCGACCATCGGCATCACAAGCTCCGCGAACAGCGCCGGTTGGATCACCGTCGCAACACCCAGGATACGCAGGAACATCACCGCGCCGGCCACCGCCGCTCCGCCGGCCAGCAGCGCGCTTCGACCGCCGTCGTCACTGGAGCGCCGCGCCAGGTCGAGCGTCACCGCGGTGGAGGCGACCAGTCCTCCCGCCGCGCCCGCGATCAGCACGCCGCGCTTCTCGCCGACCATGCGGATCACCACGTAGCCCGCGAACGAAACGGCAGCGATGAGCACCGCCATCAGCCAGATCTCGTAAGGGTTCAGCGCCTGGAACGGCCCGTAGCCGCGGTCGGGCAGGATCGGCAGTGCCACGAAGGTCATGGCCAGCAAAACGACGGCCGAGCGGATCTCCGGCCAGGTCAGGCGGTTCAGCCAGCCGTGCAGCATGCTCTTGAACGCCAGAAGGGTGGCGGTCGCGACCCCGCCAGCGGCGGCTACCGTCATGTTGCCGAGAACAGCATAGGCGCCGAGCACGAAGACCAGCATGGCGGCGACCACCGCGGTGACGCTGTAATCGTTCTCCGCCTGCCCCTCACGCCACTTGTAGGCGGCGAAGACGGCGCTGAAGGCGACGAAGATCAGGCCGACCGCGATTTCGCTGATTTCCCGTCCGATCAGCCCTGCGATCCCGCCGAGAAGACCGCTCAGCGCGAAGGTCCTCAGGCCCGCCGTCCGGCTGCCCTCCGCGCCGGCGCGCTCCTTCCAGCCGCGCTCGACGCCGACGAGGAAGCCGATCGCGAGTGCAAGGCCCAGACGCTGGAAAAGTTCGAAAAGATCCATATCTGTTCCGAAACCGTTTTGGCGGATCATAATCTCAGATCGCCGGGCGGTCAGTGATATTGAGCGATTTGCCGGAAACACTGGTTCCCGAGCCATGGATTGGTGTAGGCAAAGCGCCTTCAACTCAATTGGACGCCAATTCATGCCCAACGACACCCCGACCGTCGGCATCGTCAGCCTCGGCTGCCCCAAGGCACTGGTCGATTCGGAGCGCATCCTGACCAAACTGCGCTCGCAAGGCTACGCCGTCTCGCCCGACTACGACGGCGCCGACGTCGTCATCGTCAACACCTGCGGCTTCCTCGATTCCGCCAAGGAGGAATCGCTGGAAGCGATCGGCGAAGCGATCGCCGAGAACGGCAGGGTGATCGTCACCGGCTGCTTGGGCGTCGAGGAATCCCGTATCCGCGATCAGTTCCCGGACGTCCTGTCCGTCACCGGCCCGCACCAGTACGAGGCGGTCGTCGGCGCGGTGAACGAGGCGGTGCCCCCCAGGCACGATCCCTTCGTCGACCTCGTTCCGCCGGAAGGGCTTCGCCTGACCCCGCGCCACTACGCGTATCTTAAGATTTCCGAGGGCTGCAACAACCGCTGCACCTTCTGCATCATCCCGCAGATCCGCGGCGACCTGGTCTCGCGCCCGGCCGACCGCGTGCTGATGGAAGCCGAGAAGCTGGTCAAGGCCGGCGTGAAGGAGCTGCTGGTGATCAGCCAGGACACCTCGGCCTACGGCGTGGACCT
This window encodes:
- a CDS encoding MgtC/SapB family protein — encoded protein: MDLFELFQRLGLALAIGFLVGVERGWKERAGAEGSRTAGLRTFALSGLLGGIAGLIGREISEIAVGLIFVAFSAVFAAYKWREGQAENDYSVTAVVAAMLVFVLGAYAVLGNMTVAAAGGVATATLLAFKSMLHGWLNRLTWPEIRSAVVLLAMTFVALPILPDRGYGPFQALNPYEIWLMAVLIAAVSFAGYVVIRMVGEKRGVLIAGAAGGLVASTAVTLDLARRSSDDGGRSALLAGGAAVAGAVMFLRILGVATVIQPALFAELVMPMVAAALVSGGIGLVLANHQIDPHDADASPDLGNPFDLRFVLRFAALLGIVMLLAAALRAWFGPDSAVWLAAAAGLADVDAITLSMSRHAGGEMPMDTAVLAILVVSFSNSFSKAVMGAIAGTRAFSVRFAAAMALAVGVAVAVYWISGLQPGLIPG